A section of the Candidatus Baltobacteraceae bacterium genome encodes:
- a CDS encoding NIPSNAP family protein has product MNVTCLIRYQIDPFQTAAFEEYARNWGTIVPRCGGSLLGYFMPHEGSNDVAYALIGFDSLAAYERYRERLRGDDEARANFAMAQNKRLILREERSFVRIVSS; this is encoded by the coding sequence GTGAACGTCACCTGCTTGATCCGCTACCAAATCGACCCGTTTCAGACCGCGGCGTTCGAAGAATACGCGCGTAACTGGGGGACGATCGTTCCGCGCTGCGGCGGAAGCTTACTCGGCTACTTCATGCCGCACGAGGGCAGCAACGACGTCGCCTACGCGCTGATCGGCTTCGACAGCCTGGCGGCTTACGAACGGTACCGGGAGCGGTTGCGCGGCGACGACGAAGCGCGCGCGAACTTTGCCATGGCCCAAAACAAACGGCTGATCCTGCGCGAGGAACGCTCGTTCGTGAGAATCGTTAGTAGTTAA